A DNA window from Gemmatimonadaceae bacterium contains the following coding sequences:
- a CDS encoding CDP-alcohol phosphatidyltransferase family protein, producing MNLPNALTIARIVATPAIAILPFSNSSGLRLCAFVLFVLAAITDYIDGYLARSRKEETDLGRLLDPFADKALLVGTLIAMYLLAPRFPFITPIGPIALPLWIVIVVLGREVFMTVYRQAAARRGVVISAIGPAKWKTGLQLFWQGSAYCWFWATTLAAERHWENQSAWRAFAMFNGTVGTLVMCGAVFLTIYSLVIYLRDFRGVFATGNHRS from the coding sequence ATGAATCTTCCGAACGCACTGACAATCGCCCGCATCGTCGCGACGCCGGCTATCGCGATTCTGCCGTTCTCCAACTCATCGGGGCTCAGGCTGTGCGCGTTCGTGTTGTTCGTGCTCGCGGCGATCACCGATTACATCGACGGCTATCTCGCTCGCTCGCGCAAGGAAGAAACGGACCTCGGCCGGCTGCTCGATCCGTTCGCCGACAAGGCGCTGCTCGTCGGGACGTTGATCGCGATGTACCTGCTCGCGCCGCGCTTTCCCTTCATCACACCGATCGGGCCGATCGCGCTGCCCCTCTGGATCGTGATCGTGGTGCTGGGCCGCGAGGTATTCATGACCGTGTATCGCCAGGCGGCGGCGCGGCGCGGCGTGGTGATCTCCGCGATCGGTCCCGCCAAATGGAAGACCGGTCTCCAGCTCTTCTGGCAAGGCTCGGCGTACTGCTGGTTCTGGGCGACGACGCTGGCCGCGGAGCGGCACTGGGAGAATCAGTCGGCATGGCGCGCGTTCGCGATGTTCAACGGGACCGTCGGCACACTCGTGATGTGCGGCGCGGTGTTCCTCACGATCTACTCGCTCGTGATCTATCTGCGTGATTTCCGTGGTGTGTTCGCGACGGGAAATCACAGATCGTGA
- a CDS encoding YbaB/EbfC family nucleoid-associated protein: MPDFMKILQQAQEMQGKFQKIQEELEQITVSGSAGGGMVTADVTGTGKIKKIKLDASVVNPADIEMLEDLLVVAVSDAQQKAQTAAQEQMGKLTGGLNLPFKLPF; this comes from the coding sequence ATGCCAGATTTCATGAAAATCCTGCAACAAGCGCAGGAGATGCAGGGCAAGTTCCAGAAGATTCAGGAAGAGCTCGAGCAGATCACCGTGAGCGGATCGGCCGGCGGCGGCATGGTCACCGCCGACGTCACCGGCACGGGCAAGATCAAGAAGATCAAGCTCGATGCGAGCGTCGTGAATCCGGCCGACATCGAGATGCTCGAGGACCTGCTGGTCGTCGCCGTGTCCGACGCGCAGCAGAAGGCCCAGACCGCCGCGCAGGAGCAGATGGGCAAACTCACCGGCGGGTTGAATCTCCCATTCAAACTGCCGTTTTGA
- a CDS encoding nucleotide exchange factor GrpE, whose product MEPRENDDFDPGAADGGPSSEDTFERGAGSSGVNAEDDLGIGSSSADRRFAEMQDKYLRLAAEYDNFRKRTARERADLSARAQADLVRQLLDGLDDLARFAHIDPATTDATTLHQGVDMVEKKLQKALTSAGMELVDPVNQSFDPQTSEAVATEPALSPEDDHVVSRVYQVGYRFNGQLLRPARVVVKQWNG is encoded by the coding sequence ATGGAACCACGCGAAAACGACGATTTCGATCCAGGCGCCGCCGACGGCGGCCCGAGTAGCGAAGACACCTTCGAGCGCGGGGCGGGCAGCAGCGGCGTCAACGCCGAGGACGACCTCGGCATTGGCTCGTCGTCGGCCGATCGGCGCTTCGCCGAGATGCAGGACAAGTATCTCCGGCTCGCCGCCGAGTACGACAACTTCCGCAAGCGCACGGCGCGCGAGCGGGCGGATTTGTCGGCCCGTGCACAGGCCGATCTCGTACGCCAGCTGCTCGATGGGCTCGACGATCTCGCGCGCTTCGCGCACATCGATCCGGCGACGACCGATGCGACGACGCTGCATCAGGGTGTCGACATGGTCGAGAAGAAGCTGCAGAAGGCACTCACGAGCGCGGGGATGGAATTGGTTGACCCAGTCAACCAATCGTTCGATCCACAGACTTCGGAGGCGGTGGCGACGGAGCCCGCGCTCTCACCCGAGGACGACCACGTCGTCTCTCGCGTGTACCAGGTCGGCTACCGATTCAACGGGCAGCTCCTTCGTCCCGCACGCGTCGTCGTGAAGCAGTGGAACGGCTGA
- a CDS encoding J domain-containing protein: protein MAQTKDYYTVIGVPASATQDEIKKAYRKLAAKHHPDKNPNDPKAAERFKEISEAYQVLGDADKRKQYDQMRQLGAFGGFGGGAGARRPQGGPAGAPFGGAPGGPGGASFHFEDLGDVGLGGLGDLFSSMFGGGGRGGARARGPERGADVEAQLQVPFRVAAMGGKVPIELEVNEECATCHGSGAAAGAKIQTCPECQGRGTISFGQGGFAVQRPCPMCLGKGTIPSEKCPSCGGAGEVRVRKKMMITVPAGVDTGTKIRLKGQGGRGTHNGPAGDLLITFQVETDRFFRREGLDVVAPVKINIAQATLGSKISVKTLDGKKVTIRIPPGTPSGKRLRVPGQGIKKDDRTGDLIVEVQVDVPDKLTEEQEKAMREFAEASGLKY, encoded by the coding sequence ATGGCCCAGACGAAGGATTACTACACCGTCATCGGAGTTCCGGCGTCGGCGACGCAGGACGAGATCAAGAAGGCGTATCGGAAGCTCGCCGCGAAGCATCACCCGGACAAAAACCCGAACGATCCCAAGGCCGCCGAGCGCTTCAAGGAGATCTCGGAGGCGTATCAGGTCCTGGGCGATGCTGACAAGCGCAAACAATACGACCAGATGCGCCAACTCGGTGCGTTCGGTGGCTTCGGTGGTGGCGCCGGCGCTCGTCGTCCGCAGGGTGGCCCCGCTGGCGCGCCGTTCGGCGGCGCGCCGGGTGGACCCGGCGGCGCCAGTTTCCACTTCGAGGATCTTGGCGATGTCGGACTGGGTGGATTGGGCGACCTATTCAGCTCGATGTTCGGCGGCGGTGGGCGCGGTGGCGCGCGTGCGCGCGGTCCCGAACGCGGCGCCGACGTCGAAGCGCAGCTTCAGGTGCCGTTTCGCGTGGCGGCGATGGGCGGCAAGGTGCCGATCGAGCTCGAGGTCAACGAGGAATGCGCGACGTGTCATGGCAGCGGCGCGGCCGCCGGCGCGAAGATTCAGACGTGCCCCGAGTGTCAGGGCCGCGGCACGATTTCGTTTGGTCAGGGCGGATTCGCCGTACAGCGCCCGTGCCCGATGTGTCTGGGCAAAGGGACGATTCCGAGCGAGAAGTGTCCGTCGTGCGGCGGCGCGGGCGAAGTTCGTGTTCGCAAAAAGATGATGATCACGGTTCCGGCGGGCGTGGACACCGGTACGAAGATTCGGCTGAAAGGACAGGGCGGACGCGGCACGCACAACGGGCCGGCGGGCGATCTGCTGATCACGTTTCAGGTCGAGACGGATCGGTTCTTCCGGCGCGAAGGGCTCGACGTCGTCGCGCCGGTGAAGATCAACATCGCGCAGGCGACGTTGGGCTCGAAGATCAGCGTGAAGACGCTCGACGGAAAGAAAGTCACGATTCGAATTCCGCCCGGTACGCCGAGTGGAAAGCGGCTTCGCGTTCCCGGGCAGGGAATCAAGAAAGACGATCGCACCGGCGATTTGATCGTCGAAGTACAGGTCGACGTGCCGGACAAGCTCACGGAAGAGCAGGAAAAGGCGATGCGCGAGTTCGCGGAGGCGAGTGGGCTGAAGTATTAG
- the recR gene encoding recombination mediator RecR, with translation MSAIDDLATELSRLPGIGRKTALRLTYHLLRQPTDQSKRLAQALLTLGERIRPCTRCFNLTEDELCAICRDPRRDDTTICVVEQASDIGAIERAGEFRGSYHVLGGRLSPLDGVGPDDLTVNALLERVNSGDVREVIIATNPSLEGEATALFVQGQLAPRGVTVSRIARGLPVGGDLEYADGVTIAQALAARRAM, from the coding sequence ATGTCCGCGATCGATGATCTCGCCACCGAGTTGTCGCGGCTACCGGGCATCGGCCGGAAGACGGCGCTTCGACTCACGTATCACTTGCTGCGCCAGCCGACGGACCAGAGCAAGCGACTCGCGCAGGCGCTCCTCACACTCGGCGAACGCATTCGGCCGTGCACGCGTTGCTTCAATCTCACCGAAGACGAGCTGTGCGCGATCTGCCGCGATCCGCGCCGCGACGACACGACCATCTGCGTCGTCGAGCAGGCATCCGACATCGGCGCCATCGAACGGGCCGGCGAGTTCCGTGGTTCATACCACGTGCTGGGCGGACGGCTTTCGCCGCTCGACGGCGTCGGGCCCGACGACCTCACGGTGAACGCATTGCTCGAGCGCGTGAATTCCGGCGACGTTCGTGAGGTGATCATCGCGACCAATCCAAGCCTCGAAGGCGAGGCCACAGCGCTTTTCGTTCAGGGGCAACTCGCGCCGCGCGGCGTGACCGTGTCGCGCATCGCCCGCGGTCTGCCGGTCGGCGGTGACCTCGAGTATGCCGACGGCGTCACGATCGCCCAGGCGCTGGCGGCACGGAGGGCAATGTGA
- a CDS encoding roadblock/LC7 domain-containing protein, whose amino-acid sequence MPVGAASWSFTEDDFGAITSALERFLADSNARSALLVDRTGQLVATVGERPNFDPTAFATLTAADFSANDQLAKLIGENDFQSLFHQGEKESMYLADIARRVILVVLFDNRTTLGLVRLKMKAIVTELTQLFDKVFARAKTDTHPNVLAGADDEIDKLFQ is encoded by the coding sequence ATGCCGGTTGGTGCAGCAAGTTGGTCGTTCACCGAAGATGATTTTGGCGCGATCACGAGCGCGTTGGAGCGATTTCTCGCCGACTCCAACGCGCGCTCGGCGTTGCTCGTCGATCGCACCGGGCAGCTCGTCGCGACGGTCGGGGAGCGGCCGAACTTCGACCCCACGGCATTCGCCACGCTGACCGCCGCCGACTTCAGCGCCAACGACCAGCTGGCGAAACTCATCGGCGAGAATGATTTCCAATCGCTCTTTCACCAGGGCGAAAAGGAGTCGATGTACCTCGCCGACATCGCGCGGCGCGTGATTCTCGTCGTGCTGTTCGACAATCGCACGACGCTCGGACTCGTCCGTCTCAAGATGAAGGCCATCGTCACGGAGCTGACGCAGCTCTTCGACAAGGTGTTCGCGCGCGCGAAGACGGACACCCATCCCAATGTTCTCGCCGGCGCGGACGACGAGATCGACAAGCTGTTTCAGTAG
- a CDS encoding GTPase domain-containing protein — MSMINYASREINCKIVYYGPGLGGKTTNLEHVYGKVTPDTRGKLISLATETERTLFFDFLPVDLGTIRGFKTRFHLYTVPGQVYYNASRKLILKGVDGIVFVGDSQIERMEANQEAMQNLYDNMAEYGYDLTKMPFIIQYNKRDLPNASPIKDLQAALNPGWEVTDPARMRATADPYHAGESLVEQLESGEWIERAPYFEAVAVSGEGVFDTLKAVSKLVLKSLA; from the coding sequence ATGTCGATGATCAACTACGCGTCACGCGAGATCAACTGCAAGATCGTGTATTACGGTCCGGGCCTGGGCGGCAAGACGACGAACCTCGAGCACGTCTACGGCAAAGTCACGCCCGACACGCGCGGCAAGCTCATCTCGCTCGCGACGGAGACCGAACGCACGCTGTTTTTCGATTTCCTGCCGGTCGATCTCGGAACGATTCGCGGCTTCAAGACCCGATTCCATCTCTATACCGTGCCGGGCCAGGTCTACTACAACGCCAGCCGCAAGCTCATTCTCAAGGGTGTGGACGGCATCGTCTTCGTCGGCGATTCGCAGATCGAGCGCATGGAAGCGAATCAGGAAGCCATGCAGAATCTGTATGACAACATGGCGGAATACGGCTACGACCTGACGAAGATGCCCTTCATCATCCAGTACAACAAACGCGATCTGCCGAACGCGTCGCCGATCAAGGATCTGCAGGCGGCGCTGAACCCCGGCTGGGAAGTGACCGATCCCGCGCGCATGCGTGCGACCGCCGATCCCTATCATGCGGGCGAGAGTCTCGTCGAGCAGCTCGAGTCCGGGGAGTGGATCGAACGCGCGCCGTATTTCGAAGCCGTCGCTGTCAGCGGCGAGGGTGTGTTCGACACGCTCAAAGCCGTCAGCAAATTGGTGCTCAAGTCGCTCGCTTGA
- a CDS encoding cytochrome c, with amino-acid sequence MKRYVRFVTSVAGIAVVAIVVPLAVYRPTPAAARTHRVVTYAKDVAPILQQKCQECHQPGSIAPMPLLTYDDAAEYGPQIRQKVANRLMPPWHIDKSVGIQEFKNDRSLTDDQIATIVNWVDDSMPRGNPADEPPPRHFADPNRWQLADRLGTQPDLVIRSTPYTLAAHTQDKWYRPTVETGVTEPRWVRAIEVKPVHPQDRKVVHHVLAYLLQDEPQVTGLASTAHDHQANAGLFMEWAVGKTGQVYAPDAGKLMLPGSRIRWEVHYHANGQEFKDSQVELAVYFYPKGFVPKHRTVLTMFNVARESELDIPPNEKTVTQNFYVLQAPARLENFQPHMHMRGTAMSLEAIYPDGRKEVLSAVKNFQWNWHVNYIYADDAAPLLPKGTTLAFTAWHDNTASNPNNPDPNQWVGWGDRTVDEMAHNWIDVTYLEQAEFDSLVAARKSRVAADRVQPR; translated from the coding sequence ATGAAACGCTACGTACGCTTCGTCACGAGTGTCGCCGGCATCGCGGTCGTCGCGATAGTCGTTCCGTTGGCGGTGTATCGTCCGACGCCGGCCGCGGCGCGCACGCACCGGGTCGTCACCTACGCCAAGGACGTGGCCCCGATCCTCCAGCAGAAGTGCCAGGAATGTCATCAGCCCGGGTCGATCGCGCCGATGCCGCTCCTGACGTACGACGATGCGGCCGAATACGGGCCGCAGATCAGGCAGAAGGTGGCCAACCGCTTGATGCCGCCCTGGCACATCGATAAGAGTGTTGGTATTCAAGAATTCAAAAACGACCGCAGCCTGACCGACGACCAGATCGCGACGATCGTGAACTGGGTGGACGACAGCATGCCGCGCGGCAACCCGGCCGACGAGCCGCCGCCGCGGCACTTCGCCGATCCCAATCGCTGGCAACTGGCCGACCGCCTCGGCACCCAGCCCGATCTGGTCATCCGCTCCACCCCGTACACGCTCGCCGCGCACACCCAGGACAAGTGGTATCGCCCGACCGTCGAAACCGGCGTTACCGAACCGCGCTGGGTGCGGGCGATCGAGGTCAAGCCCGTTCATCCGCAGGATCGCAAGGTCGTCCATCACGTGCTCGCCTACCTGCTCCAGGACGAGCCGCAGGTGACCGGCCTCGCCAGCACGGCGCACGACCATCAGGCGAACGCCGGGCTGTTCATGGAATGGGCTGTCGGCAAAACGGGGCAGGTCTACGCACCGGACGCTGGGAAGTTGATGCTCCCGGGCTCGCGTATTCGTTGGGAGGTCCACTATCACGCGAACGGTCAGGAATTCAAGGACAGCCAGGTCGAGCTGGCCGTGTACTTCTACCCCAAAGGCTTCGTGCCGAAGCATCGCACCGTGCTCACGATGTTCAACGTCGCGCGCGAGTCCGAGCTCGACATTCCGCCCAATGAGAAAACTGTAACGCAGAACTTCTACGTGCTGCAGGCCCCCGCGCGGCTCGAGAACTTCCAGCCGCACATGCACATGCGCGGCACCGCGATGTCGCTCGAGGCCATCTACCCGGACGGCCGGAAGGAAGTCCTGAGCGCGGTGAAGAACTTTCAATGGAATTGGCACGTCAACTACATCTACGCCGACGACGCGGCGCCGCTGCTGCCGAAGGGAACGACCCTCGCGTTCACGGCGTGGCACGACAACACGGCGAGCAACCCCAATAACCCCGACCCGAATCAGTGGGTGGGGTGGGGTGATCGTACCGTCGACGAGATGGCGCACAACTGGATCGACGTCACCTATCTCGAACAGGCCGAGTTCGACTCGCTCGTCGCGGCGCGCAAGTCGCGTGTGGCGGCCGATCGAGTACAGCCGCGATAG
- the mnmA gene encoding tRNA 2-thiouridine(34) synthase MnmA: MSGTKERVLVAMSGGVDSSVAAAMLVEQGYDVVGATMKLFCHDGDLPDRPCCSLDSVNDARRVCQQLGVPHYVLNLESAFGRDVVDNFVQEYASGRTPIPCVRCNTFTKFRDLLLKADAIDAPWIATGHYARTIDGELYRGVDHGKDQTYFLWGIDRGVLRRMLLPVGAQTKAETRAVAHRLGLEVIAEKAESQDICFVPDGDHTKIIRQRLGADAPALAPGTFVLANGTIVGEHQGYARFTIGQRRGLPGGFREPMFVVAIRPDDRAVVIGPREELLGRGVVAREVNWLVDTPPVGAHVEIQVRHRAPPARAEVIRLENDEIELALDEPVAAITPGQSLVIYDGERVLGGGFIERASGQRSPLPVRAA; the protein is encoded by the coding sequence ATGAGCGGCACGAAGGAGCGGGTGCTCGTCGCGATGTCCGGCGGCGTCGACTCATCGGTCGCCGCGGCGATGCTCGTCGAGCAGGGGTACGACGTCGTCGGCGCGACGATGAAGCTCTTCTGCCACGACGGCGATCTGCCCGATCGGCCCTGCTGCTCCCTCGACTCGGTGAACGACGCGCGCCGCGTGTGCCAGCAGCTCGGCGTTCCGCACTACGTGCTGAATCTCGAGAGCGCTTTCGGCCGCGACGTCGTCGACAATTTCGTGCAGGAGTACGCGAGCGGCCGCACGCCCATCCCCTGCGTCCGCTGCAACACCTTCACGAAGTTTAGAGATCTCTTACTGAAGGCGGATGCAATCGACGCGCCATGGATCGCCACCGGCCATTACGCGCGCACGATCGACGGCGAGCTGTATCGCGGCGTCGATCACGGAAAGGATCAGACGTACTTCCTGTGGGGCATCGACCGCGGCGTGCTGCGCCGCATGCTGCTGCCGGTCGGCGCGCAGACCAAGGCCGAGACGCGCGCTGTGGCGCACCGGCTCGGGCTCGAAGTGATCGCCGAGAAGGCGGAGAGCCAGGACATTTGCTTCGTGCCGGATGGTGATCACACCAAGATCATTCGCCAGCGGCTCGGCGCGGATGCGCCGGCGCTCGCGCCAGGCACATTCGTGCTCGCGAACGGCACAATCGTCGGCGAACACCAGGGTTACGCGCGCTTCACGATCGGCCAGCGGCGCGGCCTGCCCGGTGGGTTCCGCGAACCGATGTTCGTGGTCGCCATTCGCCCCGACGACCGCGCCGTCGTCATCGGCCCGCGCGAGGAGTTGCTCGGGCGCGGTGTCGTGGCGCGCGAGGTCAACTGGCTCGTCGACACACCTCCGGTCGGCGCGCACGTCGAGATCCAGGTGCGGCATCGCGCCCCGCCGGCGCGCGCCGAGGTCATTCGTTTAGAGAATGATGAAATCGAGCTGGCGCTCGACGAGCCGGTCGCCGCGATCACGCCCGGCCAGTCGCTCGTGATCTACGACGGGGAGCGCGTGCTGGGCGGCGGATTCATCGAGCGCGCCAGCGGCCAGCGGTCGCCGCTGCCGGTGCGCGCGGCGTAA
- a CDS encoding competence/damage-inducible protein A has product MITAVELVTIGDELLLGFTVDTNGAHAARELATIGLRIAQRTSVGDDAADIARAVRDALDRTGAVITTGGLGPTSDDLTKPSIAAIFGRAMHLDEAHVAWMEERWRKRFNAPLPASNRNQAMIPDGAVKLTNNHGSAPGIWLEDDRGRWVAMLPGVPREMRGMLADTIVPRLRERYTTGTVVRSLTLRTTGIGESLLADRIEAMDGGPLAGVSLAYLPSIAGVDLRLTVRDLPADRADATLETAASRLRSHVGDAIYGEDDADLAAIVLEMLRRRGLTLAVAESCTGGLLGARLTAIPGSSDVVRGGVIAYHNDIKRDLLGVEDSVLREHGAVSEEVVRHMATAARAVAKANVGLGITGVAGPGGGTPEKPVGTVWIGADVEGTVTAKQLNLWGDRDEIRQRSAQWTMELLRRQLAP; this is encoded by the coding sequence GTGATAACGGCCGTTGAATTAGTAACAATCGGTGACGAATTGCTGCTCGGCTTCACCGTAGACACCAACGGCGCGCATGCGGCCCGCGAGCTGGCAACCATTGGATTGCGCATCGCACAGCGTACCTCAGTCGGCGACGATGCCGCCGACATCGCGCGCGCCGTTCGCGACGCGCTCGATCGCACCGGCGCCGTGATCACGACGGGCGGCCTCGGGCCCACGTCCGACGATCTCACCAAGCCGTCGATCGCCGCGATCTTCGGCCGCGCCATGCATCTCGACGAAGCGCACGTTGCGTGGATGGAAGAGCGCTGGCGCAAACGCTTCAACGCGCCGCTGCCGGCGTCGAATCGAAATCAGGCGATGATCCCCGACGGCGCCGTGAAGCTCACCAACAATCACGGCTCCGCGCCTGGCATTTGGCTCGAGGACGATCGCGGCCGGTGGGTCGCCATGCTGCCCGGCGTGCCGCGTGAGATGCGCGGCATGCTCGCCGACACGATCGTCCCGCGCCTGCGCGAGCGATACACGACCGGTACCGTCGTTCGGTCCCTCACCCTGCGCACGACCGGCATCGGTGAATCGCTGCTCGCCGATCGCATCGAGGCCATGGACGGCGGACCGCTCGCGGGCGTCTCGCTCGCGTATCTGCCGTCGATCGCCGGCGTCGACCTTCGTCTGACGGTGCGCGATCTGCCCGCCGACCGCGCGGATGCAACCCTCGAGACCGCGGCCTCACGACTTCGGTCCCACGTCGGCGACGCGATCTACGGCGAAGACGACGCCGATCTCGCGGCCATCGTGCTCGAGATGCTCCGACGCCGAGGCCTCACGCTCGCTGTCGCCGAGAGTTGCACGGGCGGCCTGCTCGGCGCGCGGTTGACGGCGATTCCCGGCTCGAGCGACGTCGTCCGCGGTGGCGTGATCGCGTATCACAACGACATCAAGCGCGACCTGCTCGGTGTCGAAGACTCGGTACTGCGCGAGCACGGCGCCGTGAGTGAAGAAGTCGTGCGACACATGGCGACGGCCGCGCGCGCCGTGGCGAAGGCGAACGTCGGTTTGGGTATCACCGGCGTCGCCGGTCCGGGTGGCGGCACGCCGGAGAAGCCCGTCGGCACCGTGTGGATCGGCGCGGACGTCGAGGGCACCGTGACGGCGAAGCAATTGAACCTTTGGGGCGATCGCGATGAGATTCGCCAGCGCTCGGCGCAGTGGACCATGGAACTGCTGCGGCGGCAATTGGCGCCGTGA
- a CDS encoding PQQ-binding-like beta-propeller repeat protein — MRKSVLFLATIASASGAQASHAPFTTAHGDWPSYAGDTRGTRYSPLDQISEANFGSLEIAWRFKTDSLGTRPEYKLEGTPLVIGGVLYATGGTGRAVVSLDAATGAVKWIHREDEGARGAAAPRQLSGRGLAYWTDGRAERILYVTPGYRLIALDAKTGAVIRGFGDNGAVDLKTDADQTIMPDLITGEIGFQGAPVVGGDVVVIGAAFREGTAPRSFKNNKGYIRGFDVRTGKRLWTFHTIPQKGEPGYDTWLNGSAEYTGNTGVWSQVTVDEELGLVYLPVESPTGDYYGGHRPGNNLYGESLVCLDLRTGLKKWHYQIVHHPIWDFDLPAAPILADIRVGGRLVKAVAEPTKQGILYVFDRVTGKPVWPIGEKPVEKGDVPGEWYSPTQPIPTKPAAYARNGTSVDDLIDFTPELRAQATAIASHYKLGPIFTPPVASKADGPFGTLARGPTNGGSNWPGGAFDPETHTFYVASSNAAAVVLGLVQPMKDRSDMDWIAGSAAPGGRALGGGLSVQGLPLFKPPYGTMTAIDLDRGDIKWQVPHGETPDAVRNSDALKGLAIPRTGQAGFTVGTLVTKTLVIAGDAQVTAPPGRTRGAMLRAYDKATGAEVGSVLLPAPVSASPMTYAVGGTQYIVVAVSGGPFSGEYVALRLPAGPR; from the coding sequence GTGCGCAAGTCGGTTCTGTTTCTCGCGACGATCGCCAGTGCGTCTGGCGCGCAAGCGTCGCACGCTCCATTCACCACCGCGCACGGCGATTGGCCGAGCTATGCCGGCGACACGCGTGGAACGCGATATTCGCCGCTCGATCAAATCTCCGAGGCGAACTTCGGATCGCTCGAGATCGCGTGGCGGTTCAAGACCGATTCCCTCGGCACGCGTCCCGAGTACAAGCTCGAAGGGACACCGCTGGTAATCGGTGGGGTGCTGTACGCGACAGGCGGGACGGGCCGTGCGGTGGTGTCGCTCGACGCGGCGACCGGGGCCGTGAAATGGATCCATCGCGAAGACGAAGGCGCACGCGGCGCCGCCGCGCCGCGCCAGCTGTCCGGCCGCGGGCTCGCGTACTGGACCGACGGACGCGCCGAGCGAATTCTCTACGTCACGCCCGGCTATCGGTTGATCGCCCTCGACGCGAAAACCGGAGCCGTGATTCGGGGATTTGGCGACAACGGCGCCGTGGATCTCAAGACGGACGCCGACCAGACGATCATGCCAGATCTCATCACGGGGGAGATCGGGTTTCAGGGGGCGCCCGTGGTCGGCGGCGACGTCGTCGTGATCGGGGCGGCCTTCAGGGAAGGCACCGCGCCCAGGAGTTTCAAGAACAATAAAGGCTACATTCGCGGCTTCGACGTGCGCACCGGCAAGCGGCTCTGGACCTTTCACACGATTCCGCAAAAGGGCGAGCCGGGGTACGACACGTGGCTGAACGGGTCCGCCGAGTACACCGGCAATACCGGCGTCTGGTCGCAGGTGACCGTCGACGAGGAGCTCGGCCTGGTCTACCTGCCGGTCGAGTCGCCGACCGGCGACTACTACGGCGGGCATCGTCCGGGAAACAACCTGTATGGCGAGAGCCTCGTCTGCCTCGATCTTCGCACGGGTTTAAAGAAGTGGCATTATCAAATTGTGCATCATCCGATCTGGGACTTCGATCTGCCCGCCGCGCCCATTCTCGCCGACATTCGCGTCGGCGGGCGCCTGGTGAAAGCGGTGGCCGAGCCAACCAAGCAAGGCATTCTCTACGTCTTCGATCGCGTCACGGGCAAACCCGTCTGGCCGATCGGGGAGAAACCGGTCGAGAAGGGCGACGTGCCCGGCGAATGGTACTCGCCCACCCAGCCCATTCCGACCAAGCCCGCCGCGTATGCCAGAAACGGCACGTCCGTCGACGATCTGATCGACTTCACACCCGAGTTGCGCGCGCAGGCCACCGCGATCGCGTCGCACTACAAGCTCGGGCCCATCTTCACGCCGCCCGTCGCGAGCAAAGCCGACGGCCCGTTCGGCACGCTCGCGCGCGGACCGACGAATGGCGGATCGAACTGGCCAGGCGGCGCCTTCGATCCCGAGACGCACACGTTCTACGTCGCGTCGTCGAACGCCGCGGCCGTGGTGCTCGGACTCGTGCAGCCAATGAAGGATCGTTCGGACATGGACTGGATCGCGGGGAGCGCCGCACCAGGCGGTCGCGCGCTCGGCGGTGGCTTGTCCGTGCAGGGATTACCACTGTTCAAGCCGCCGTACGGAACGATGACGGCTATCGATCTCGATCGCGGCGACATCAAATGGCAAGTGCCGCACGGCGAGACGCCGGATGCCGTTCGCAATAGCGACGCGCTCAAAGGCCTCGCCATTCCGCGCACCGGCCAAGCGGGTTTCACGGTGGGCACGCTCGTGACCAAGACGCTGGTCATCGCGGGCGATGCGCAGGTGACCGCGCCGCCGGGCCGGACGCGCGGAGCCATGCTGCGCGCGTACGACAAGGCGACGGGCGCGGAAGTCGGATCGGTGCTCCTGCCCGCACCCGTGAGCGCGTCACCGATGACGTATGCCGTCGGCGGAACGCAATACATCGTCGTCGCGGTGAGCGGCGGACCCTTTTCCGGCGAGTATGTCGCGCTGCGTCTGCCGGCGGGACCACGCTGA
- a CDS encoding cytochrome c: MPRLRFVMPLAILPMAAALAASHSRSPHSTTRTVWDSVYTMNQAARGETAYARSCARCHGASLSGGDQSPPLSGGAFLGNWNGTPLSDLQTRILTTMPSDSIGIYKRELVTDVIAYLLKSNGFPAGAAELSPLPDSLKDITLRTSR; encoded by the coding sequence ATGCCGCGACTGCGTTTCGTGATGCCGCTTGCGATCCTTCCAATGGCCGCGGCGCTCGCCGCGTCGCATTCGCGCTCGCCACATTCGACGACGCGCACCGTGTGGGACAGCGTGTACACGATGAATCAGGCGGCGCGCGGCGAGACGGCGTACGCCAGGTCATGCGCCCGCTGCCACGGCGCGTCGTTGAGCGGCGGCGATCAGTCGCCGCCGCTGTCCGGCGGCGCGTTTTTAGGAAACTGGAATGGAACGCCGTTGAGCGATCTCCAGACGCGCATCCTGACGACGATGCCCTCCGACAGCATCGGCATCTACAAGCGCGAGCTGGTTACCGACGTCATCGCGTATCTACTAAAGTCAAACGGCTTCCCCGCCGGCGCCGCCGAGCTGTCGCCGTTGCCGGATTCGCTCAAGGACATCACGCTTCGAACGAGCCGCTGA